One genomic segment of Patescibacteria group bacterium includes these proteins:
- a CDS encoding BrnA antitoxin family protein, with product MKKVFKAIPEFKSEKEERDFWLTHDSTEYVDWSKAVRAEFPNLKPSSKTINIRIPENLLNEIKIQANKMDVPYQSYIKFVLIKNHKPAYAEKVMVA from the coding sequence ATGAAAAAAGTATTTAAAGCGATACCAGAATTTAAATCGGAAAAAGAAGAAAGGGATTTTTGGTTAACACACGATTCTACAGAGTATGTTGACTGGAGCAAGGCGGTAAGAGCGGAATTCCCTAATTTAAAACCGTCTTCAAAGACAATTAATATTCGCATTCCAGAAAATCTTTTAAACGAGATTAAAATCCAAGCCAACAAAATGGATGTGCCCTATCAAAGTTACATTAAATTTGTTCTTATTAAAAATCACAAACCTGCTTACGCAGAAAAGGTAATGGTAGCTTAA
- a CDS encoding BrnT family toxin: protein MTKNQTFEKPTKFEWDEGNSTKSYLKHKVTQCECEEIFSNRLVISKDKDHSRKEERFLALGETNNKLRLMMAYTIRNKKIRVISARPANRKERSLYEKSI from the coding sequence ATGACTAAAAACCAAACCTTCGAAAAACCAACCAAGTTTGAATGGGACGAGGGAAACTCTACCAAGAGCTATTTAAAACACAAGGTTACGCAATGTGAATGTGAAGAAATATTTAGTAATAGGCTGGTAATTTCTAAAGATAAAGATCATTCGAGAAAAGAAGAGCGCTTTCTGGCATTGGGAGAAACCAATAATAAGCTAAGGTTAATGATGGCATATACTATTAGAAACAAAAAAATTCGGGTTATTTCTGCAAGACCCGCAAACAGAAAAGAAAGGAGCCTCTATGAAAAAAGTATTTAA